In the Mycobacteriales bacterium genome, GCCAAGCCAGACGGTGCGCGCCGAGCCGGCCCCCAGGGACAGCAGCGTTCCGTACCGGCCATTGAGCTTGGGTGCCTTGACCAGATGCCAGTGGGTGCCCTTTCGCATCGCGATGTGGTAGACCGTGTTCGCCGTGGTGCCGTTGCCGTCTATGGCGAACGCCTCCGTGGAGTGCGGCACAGTCGTTACGGTCAGGAGCTGACCGTGGACCTGCGCCGCGGACGGCGGGCGGACGACGTGGGTGCCCAGTGGGCGAGCTCCCGGCGCCGCGTACCCGCTCTGCGCGAATCCACCTGAGGCGGCTGCGACCGCGACCGCACCGCAGATCGCCGCACCCGCTGCGAGGGATCGGGCCGAGAAGAACGAGCGCTGCATCATGCCTCCTGCCGAGACCCCCGCCGTGATCCTCGACGCCTAGCTGCGCCGGTGTCACGCGAATCACGAAACATAGTTCGAACGACGTCCGGTCGGATAAGGCAAAGAGGGCAAACGGGAACTCCACACTCACGACGATGGACGCTCGGTCCATCTTGGCGCGGCCGGCGTAGAGGCCCCGCTGGGCCCTGCGCCCGCCGTACATTCGGGCTGTTCACCACTCGCGGCCATGGATGGAGCAGGCGTGAAGATCCACCGGCGCATCGTCGTGTTCGACGCGCGCGATGTCGAGGCTGAGAGCACCTTCTGGGCAGGATTGCTGGACGGCGAGGTCTTCCGGGACGAGGGCTGGCACAGCGTCGCCGTTGACGGAAAGTGGGTGATCGGCGTCCAGCACGCACCGAACCACGTGTCGCCGGACTGGCCGAGCGGCGCTCAGCAGCAACAGATGCACCTCGACCTGCACGTTGACGACCTGGAGGCGGCCGGTCGACGCGCGATCCAGCTCGGTGCGCGACAGCTTCAGGTCGCGAAGGCGCCGGCTGACAACCCCGACGGAGACGAGCGGTTCGCCGTGTACGCCAGCCCGGCCGGCCACCCGTTCTGTTTCGGGATCCACTGACCGCGAACTGCGGCCCGGCTCGGATGCTGAGCGGTCCCGACGGGACTTGAACCCGCGACCTCCGCCTTGACAGGGCGGCGAGCACTCCAACTGCTCCACGGGACCTCGAAAGGTCGTGCCCCCAACGGGATTCGAACCCGTGCTACCGCCTTGAAAGGGCGGCGTCCTAGGCCTCTAGACGATGAGGGCAAATCCACGCCTCGGCGTCCGCCGTCGGG is a window encoding:
- a CDS encoding VOC family protein, with translation MKIHRRIVVFDARDVEAESTFWAGLLDGEVFRDEGWHSVAVDGKWVIGVQHAPNHVSPDWPSGAQQQQMHLDLHVDDLEAAGRRAIQLGARQLQVAKAPADNPDGDERFAVYASPAGHPFCFGIH